A genomic segment from Eremothecium gossypii ATCC 10895 chromosome III, complete sequence encodes:
- a CDS encoding uncharacterized protein (Syntenic homolog of Saccharomyces cerevisiae YHR022C) → MSVSPLVLFDFSTDNPNTLPREYDLAVARICVLGHGGSGKSSLVLRWLHGLESGLELGSLAEDIYHKRVNYEALHLSRSQNEYRDLCANPRRLSRDARRAPHNVNPLDAPLVVRHHELDVQLLDAAGMDPSDYSEIRRLQVEQADGFVLCCDYTNEESLGTLQLLHRYVVSLRGDDVPIVISCCKCDLEDDRTVFLSDVQQLAREFELPPDSVLETSALENVGVDELFFLLLQRIDYYKEAMRAERRRQAGCDDFDCAPRPDPERRSLASPPPPSTRHSPDSTLLRSAASSDMACPSARVFSAPTSTTPSISRLASPPIKRRRPTIRRMRSQETSSCIIV, encoded by the coding sequence ATGTCTGTGTCACCCCTTGTGCTGTTTGACTTTTCAACAGACAATCCGAACACACTGCCCCGGGAATACGACCTTGCAGTGGCCCGAATCTGTGTGCTGGGCCACGGGGGCAGTGGCAAGTCATCACTCGTGCTCCGATGGCTACACGGACTGGAGAGTGGCCTGGAGCTCGGGTCGCTGGCGGAGGACATATACCACAAGCGCGTGAACTATGAGGCACTGCATCTCAGCCGCTCTCAGAACGAGTACCGAGACCTGTGCGCAAACCCCCGGAGGCTTAGCCGGGAcgcacgccgcgcgccgcacaACGTCAATCCGCTGGACGCGCCACTGGTGGTGCGCCACCACGAGCTGGacgtgcagctgctggatgCAGCCGGCATGGACCCGTCGGACTACTCTGAGATCCGCCGCCTGCAAGTGGAGCAGGCGGACGGCTTCGTGCTCTGCTGCGACTACACCAACGAGGAATCGCTCGGcacgctgcagctgctgcaccgCTACGTCGTGTCGCTGCGCGGCGACGACGTGCCAATTGTCATCAGCTGCTGCAAGTGCGACCTCGAGGACGACCGCACCGTCTTTTTGTCCGatgtccagcagctcgccCGCGAGTTCGAGCTCCCCCCCGATTCCGTCCTCGAGACCTCCGCGCTCGAGAACGTCGGCGTCGACGAGCTCTTTttcctgctgctgcagcggaTTGACTACTACAAAGAGGCCATGCGCGCTgagcgccgccgccaggCCGGCTGCGACGACTTCGActgcgcgccgcgccccgACCCCGAGCGCCGCTCCCTCGCCTCCCCGCCCCCGCCCTCCACCCGCCACTCCCCGGACTCGACCCTGCTGCGCTCCGCAGCCTCTTCAGACATGGCGTGCCCGTCCGCCCGCGTCTTCTCCGCCCCCACGTCCACCACACCCTCTATTTCTCGCCTTGCGTCGCCACCGATCAAAAGAAGACGTCCCACCATACGCCGCATGCGCTCCCAGGAGACCTCTTCTTGCATTATCGTCTGA
- the NUP192 gene encoding Nup192p (Syntenic homolog of Saccharomyces cerevisiae YJL039C (NUP192)): MKWSVLPFEELYNSIQAEQFDLQLYNSLLPDLKELNLSDKYPRNDTSRKQLETGEITLSDGDRYKINQQFIIAAVQLADELNLDELAVAELLLSSDEELDALDQDLLLLNQGKVRFYLRKQFILQVVSYVVNVHSSESEVYRAIVEDGQLIDKILKGCKAVHQQLDDIKQSINKAQILDTYDSLFQQNVNFKRDFLLKEYDILAQILYGVVKNSTKFDKDKIMSVIDHVSGMDSDDFFIMYYMPALFLAWSKLSNFSESDVKALHYAFVKEINNEGIYTKPVKVTLIFVFLTYFIGWCKAAPTKRAKAFDFENTVDKPMTVAVEQGALEQLMVFAAETSTVEQDKSMELFYDMRSLLERHIPRLLPKQLMDMEHRTAVVIKPVSQVPNKFSKITFSAQLESQFLYVFDDFIRASISDCAFLLTKVKNAEEDSLLSGEDLYLDDISAKADLERFFLVVYYFYASRPSLSQFFWQDSESTFYGFIEWAAKCNDNLMKSCFYLMMSSLSYGEENATNVYHYINGNQAISWHTIAQIISDYTVKISIVEKKMMELQPQSEEEKANFNNVALQEGLNEEVVILLSSLLTLIGSVAYDLPTEIQLSLTEMFTEVLFEFIKVNTPLIGATMKVLGTLVPLTQEKREIFWTNLDKWIFKGSPLNSTDDSYRMAFQSVLTNFSDVSGFLRLFSCMLAANTKNGSGKVAFGKLPYPIKLGAAYRKSGIWPYFDFIFHEIFAHVTQLTDVPEKFSIVDPIFSIIQHSLSSFDYSVLLNSITAGVNLDSLIEFGDFFTYVEESPATAAFNYLFEEKFFKIIFNIASAGVDELSGDLETTGQQLKMARAAIRILNMLLTYEGTYTEELCPIVKKHHKETHFIPKNFGLHGLSSYYDAILFDLPLIAHCGLYIGIPDYILASESLDLLKKISLRFPYSDTRKNKVLTVFESVDESARIKEAFISQVSSFIDSEESLSLKLAILDFINMNLSYTNKTVTVAHFLLGFQVTNILSLGPTLSTFINSPSSLLNSLLDILLSSLASINPRNVDYAPIRLASILMEIIVKLCRNTLTSRLTLDFLSSKGLFERIIELDPNIDNTSLWCDQSLHGSFNNINSSVLDGPAVGALLAFLRYRSHLLQYLSLDLHWLSTESQQSKISAAVAVLISSEIHAPTIFAFLDTLTYSKLPVAGDPPKDLTLFKNLDLSVNKIKLSSSCTGNIYDFSSLDALLDLSFRTHALSVPAVDVQETSLQSIAKEETLKIKRFITTCLAHESYSSLQLSVLHSWVQLVQIVVLDGSLTPVERSNFVLEVFEAIVPKINDYVEFDVAYSEELVSLSVFLYDLYQKDRIQIDQEKTIDGRLHALFKTCIHGITSPLSTLCLRSDFYVLANKYLLRIIKEESLAKEVLQSLKMASERLVEVICNDAISGEGSNKITGILLLDALAQIACLNKTNFILDVLMKSNMLLLIIRSIKATDELLSVSSHTITLDTLLYELTAFKSTVYFLIRLAKTRSGAQALIQNEIFNTIESCSFLQIDPDLGLELIFDEISVKNSNFVRVNLNLDNPLTLGSQANGISLFEIVVPIFQLIVSILLSMGNANRPVMKSVKKLLVHFRKLVQGVLKRDALLESNEKYVVDDSTMEGLEQQVKLVVLLCTLTGYLGEQDV, encoded by the coding sequence ATGAAGTGGTCCGTGCTGCCCTTTGAAGAGCTCTATAACTCTATTCAGGCAGAGCAGTTTGATCTTCAGCTGTATAACAGTCTGCTACCTGACTTAAAAGAACTCAATCTCTCGGACAAATATCCGCGGAATGACACCAGCAGAAAACAGCTAGAAACCGGAGAAATTACCCTATCTGACGGTGACCGTTATAAGATCAACCAGCAGTTTATAATTGCCGCTGTGCAGCTGGCAGATGAATTGAATTTGGATGAATTGGCCGTGGCTGAACTTCTGCTCTCGTCAGACGAAGAACTGGATGCACTAGATCAGGACCTACTACTATTGAACCAAGGGAAGGTGCGCTTTTACCTGCGCAAGCAGTTCATCTTACAGGTAGTGTCCTACGTGGTGAATGTTCACAGCTCGGAGAGCGAGGTATACCGCGCTATAGTGGAAGACGGACAGCTCATCGACAAGATACTCAAAGGCTGCAAAGCGGTACACCAGCAATTAGACGATATCAAACAGTCTATCAATAAGGCACAAATTCTGGATACGTACGATTCTCTATTCCAGCAGAATGTGAACTTCAAGCGGGACTTTCTATTGAAGGAGTACGACATTCTGGCTCAGATTCTATACGGGGTGGTGAAGAACAGCACTAAGTTTGACAAGGACAAGATTATGTCTGTCATTGATCATGTTTCCGGGATGGATTCCGATGACTTTTTTATCATGTACTACATGCCGGCCCTCTTTCTGGCGTGGTCAAAACTCTCCAACTTTTCGGAATCCGACGTGAAAGCACTGCACTATGCATTTGTTAAAGAGATTAATAATGAGGGCATATATACGAAACCGGTCAAGGTGACTTTGATCTTTGTTTTTCTTACCTATTTTATTGGCTGGTGCAAAGCTGCACCAACCAAAAGAGCAAAGGCATTTGATTTCGAAAACACAGTGGACAAGCCTATGACAGTTGCGGTGGAGCAGGGGGCTCTTGAGCAGCTAATGGTGTTTGCAGCCGAGACCTCAACTGTAGAACAAGACAAAAGCATGGAACTGTTTTACGACATGCGCTCGTTATTGGAGAGACACATTCCTCGACTGTTACCGAAACAATTAATGGACATGGAACATCGAACTGCTGTAGTCATTAAACCTGTTAGCCAAGTTCCAAACAAGTTTAGTAAGATTACATTCTCTGCCCAACTAGAATCGCAGTTTCTCTATGTTTTTGACGACTTCATTCGAGCATCCATCTCAGACTGCGCATTTCTATTAACCAAGGTAAAGAATGCCGAAGAAGATTCCCTGTTATCTGGTGAAGATCTTTACTTAGATGACATTTCAGCAAAGGCGGATCTCGAAAGGTTTTTCCTTGTCGTCTATTACTTTTATGCTTCGAGGCCCTCTTTATCCCAGTTCTTTTGGCAGGATAGCGAATCCACATTCTACGGTTTTATTGAGTGGGCTGCCAAGTGCAACGACAACTTGATGAAGTCTTGTTTTTATTTGATGATGTCAAGTTTGTCCTATGGGGAGGAAAATGCTACGAATGTCTACCATTATATCAATGGAAACCAAGCTATATCTTGGCACACAATTGCACAAATAATTAGTGACTACACTGTCAAAATTTCTATCGTTGAAAAGAAAATGATGGAGCTTCAGCCGCAATCAGAAGAGGAAAAGGCCAACTTTAACAATGTCGCATTACAAGAGGGACTCAATGAAGAGGTAGTTATATTATTATCATCGCTACTGACACTAATCGGATCGGTAGCATATGATTTACCAACGGAAATCCAACTCTCTTTAACAGAAATGTTTACTGAAGTTCTTTTTGAATTTATAAAGGTGAATACTCCGCTAATTGGTGCAACTATGAAGGTTCTAGGTACACTTGTTCCATTAACTCAAGAAAAGAGGGAAATATTCTGGACTAATCTAGATAAATGGATTTTTAAAGGTTCTCCACTGAACTCTACTGATGATTCATATCGTATGGCATTCCAGTCTGTTCTCACAAATTTCTCTGATGTATCTGGGTTTCTAAGGCTTTTCTCTTGCATGCTAGCCGCGAATACCAAGAACGGTTCTGGTAAGGTGGCATTTGGGAAGTTGCCATACCCTATTAAATTAGGCGCTGCATACAGAAAGTCAGGGATATGGCCATATTTCGATTTCATTTTTCATGAAATATTTGCCCACGTTACACAACTCACAGATGTTCCTGAGAAATTTTCTATCGTGGATCCTATTTTCAGTATTATTCAGCATAGTCTCTCTTCATTTGACTATTCTGTTTTGCTGAACTCTATCACTGCAGGAGTGAATTTAGATTCATTGATAGAGTTTGGTGACTTTTTTACGTATGTTGAAGAATCCCCAGCTACCGCTGCGTTTAACTATCTGTTTGAAGAGAAGTTTTTCAAAATCATTTTTAATATAGCTTCAGCCGGGGTGGATGAGTTATCGGGGGATTTAGAAACAACTGGACAACAGCTGAAGATGGCACGGGCAGCCATTCGGATACTCAATATGCTTTTAACTTACGAGGGAACTTATACGGAAGAGCTCTGCCCGATTGTAAAAAAACACCATAAGGAGACACATTTTATCCCAAAAAATTTTGGTTTGCACGGATTGAGCTCATACTATGATGCAATACTTTTTGATCTACCTCTGATTGCCCATTGTGGGCTATACATTGGTATACCAGACTATATCCTTGCTAGCGAATCACTTGATTTGCTGAAAAAGATATCATTGCGCTTCCCTTACAGCGATACGAGGAAAAACAAAGTTTTGACAGTTTTCGAATCAGTGGATGAATCTGCAAGGATTAAGGAAGCGTTCATTTCCCAAGTTTCTTCTTTCATCGATTCGGAAGAATCGCTTTCCCTGAAGTTGGCTATTTTAGATTTCATTAACATGAATCTCTCATACACTAACAAAACAGTGACTGTAGCCCATTTTCTCCTCGGTTTCCAAGTTACCAACATTTTGTCGCTTGGACCAACTCTTTCTACGTTCATCAATTCCCCCTCCTCTCTGCTGAACTCATTACTGGACATACTATTGTCATCTCTCGCATCGATTAATCCGCGTAATGTCGATTACGCCCCAATTCGGTTGGCCTCCATACTGATGGAAATAATTGTGAAACTATGCAGAAATACTCTCACTTCTCGGCTGACTCTGGATTTCCTTTCTTCGAAGGGATTGTTTGAGAGGATTATTGAACTCGATCCGAATATTGATAATACGTCTTTATGGTGTGATCAATCACTCCATGGTTCATTTAATAACATTAACTCCAGTGTCTTGGATGGTCCAGCAGTAGGCGCCTTATTGGCCTTTTTAAGATACCGCAGCCACTTATTGCAATATCTAAGTTTAGATCTGCACTGGCTATCTACTGAATCACAGCAATCAAAGATATCCGCAGCAGTCGCCGTACTAATATCAAGTGAAATCCATGCACCTACTATATTTGCATTTTTGGACACTTTGACATACAGTAAGTTACCTGTTGCAGGGGATCCTCCAAAAGATCTCACCCTCTTCAAGAATTTAGATTTGAGTGTCAACAAAATCAAGTTATCGTCCAGTTGTACGGGTAACATCTATGATTTCAGCAGTTTAGACGCACTGCTGGATCTGAGCTTCCGAACACATGCTCTTTCAGTTCCCGCGGTGGATGTCCAAGAGACATCTCTACAAAGCATTGCGAAAGAAGAAACCCTCAAGATAAAGAGGTTCATTACGACATGCTTGGCTCACGAAAGCTACTCGTCACTTCAGCTCTCTGTTTTGCATTCGTGGGTGCAGTTGGTACAGATAGTGGTACTTGACGGCTCTCTTACCCCAGTTGAGCGTTCTAACTTTGTTTTGGAGGTTTTTGAAGCAATTGTGCCGAAAATCAATGACTATGTTGAATTCGATGTGGCTTATTCAGAGGAACTGGTCTCTCTCTCTGTTTTTCTATATGATCTGTACCAGAAAGACCGCATTCAGATTGATCAGGAAAAGACTATAGATGGAAGACTCCATGCGCTATTTAAAACTTGCATCCATGGTATCACTTCGCCACTATCAACACTATGTCTAAGATCCGATTTTTATGTGCTTGCGAACAAATATCTTCTTAGAATTATAAAAGAAGAAAGCTTGGCGAAAGAAGTTTTACAATCGCTAAAAATGGCAAGTGAAAGACTTGTAGAGGTTATCTGCAACGATGCGATTTCTGGTGAGGGGTCAAATAAGATTACTGGAATTCTTCTTCTCGATGCATTGGCCCAAATTGCCTGCTTAAACAAGACTAACTTCATATTAGACGTCCTCATGAAGAGCAACATGCTGCTTTTGATAATTCGTTCCATAAAGGCGACTGATGAGTTGTTAAGCGTTAGCTCCCACACAATAACCTTGGATACTCTGCTATATGAGCTCACTGCATTCAAATCAACAGTTTACTTTCTAATTAGATTGGCTAAAACAAGAAGCGGTGCGCAGGCTCTTATTCAAAACGAGATATTCAATACTATTGAGTCATGTTCGTTTTTGCAGATTGATCCAGACCTAGGGCTAGAATTAATCTTTGATGAGATTTCCGTCAAAAATTCAAACTTCGTTCGTGTCAATTTGAATCTCGACAACCCATTAACCCTGGGTTCTCAAGCAAACGGTATCTCGTTGTTTGAAATTGTTGTGCCTATCTTCCAATTAATAGTCTCAATCTTGTTAAGCATGGGAAATGCTAACAGGCCGGTAATGAAAAGTGTCAAAAAACTCCTAGTCCATTTTAGGAAGTTGGTGCAGGGAGTGTTGAAGAGAGACGCTTTGCTTGAGAGTAATGAAAAATATGTTGTTGATGATTCCACCATGGAGGGCTTAGAACAGCAAGTGAAGCTAGTTGTCTTATTATGTACACTGACCGGTTATTTGGGCGAGCAGGATGTTTGA
- the RSM22 gene encoding tRNA methyltransferase RSM22 (Syntenic homolog of Saccharomyces cerevisiae YKL155C (RSM22)), translated as MLGRRVAILQVNRRVISRKAFIGADIPDSLLNPRANAPLAGSLAASADTSLVIDRETLINGVASPFRNELGETIKGSNAQESRLAEATLAGMAPRGQIQLNPEIAKVIRKNILSLHVPSSIRSTAARHFVEIYERKIHRPAATRMEVDAHVAALFLQNYAAIYQTLSELRKRVGPGFNPERVLDVGYGPATGIVALNDLMGPEYRPSVKEAVILSHPDMQKRAKIILSRQLNEVPDSSAAAVEELLETQQSEGENMDDIPEEDDLVGEVMTKKININTRLRKDVPGSQYYDLIIVTHQLLRQEERFPVQVDENLEHYLNLLAPGGHIVIVERGNPMGFEIIARARQIMLRPENYPEERGKIPRPWIRGSTTKPYNYTVVPEKHTEGSNEIEEGTALLKEITEQHGEVKEADLEFEPELMESLRDRSSTREADYHLKIVAPCPHHGKCPLQTGKPAYYELDEGASLKFCNFQQSVERPKYTIELKKGKVLATPWQTPTDAIGIKGKAKAGSGRENGKNSEVVNYSYLIAERAQNDSATIAAINAQRQRSGAAESGSTVANASETWPRVIRQPTKRKGHVMLDLCAPSGQFEKWVVSKSFDKQAYHDARKAQKGDLWALDAKTKIPGKGALNVAKLEKRHKERIKAAKLESKEKSRIVREEAAELEAVEDSSPAHMEATINALANLHADSFRSASKKRDKNRKLAVDAIRK; from the coding sequence ATGTTGGGGCGTAGGGTTGCTATACTGCAAGTAAATAGGCGGGTGATTTCCAGGAAGGCGTTTATTGGCGCGGATATCCCGGATTCCTTGCTGAACCCTCGAGCAAACGCACCGCTCGCTGGTAGTCTGGCGGCATCCGCTGACACGTCGTTGGTTATAGATCGTGAGACGCTAATTAATGGGGTGGCAAGCCCCTTTAGGAACGAGCTGGGTGAGACTATTAAGGGAAGCAATGCGCAAGAATCTCGGCTTGCGGAAGCTACGCTAGCAGGCATGGCGCCGCGCGGGCAGATACAGCTCAACCCCGAGATTGCAAAGGTGATCCGCAAGAACATCCTATCACTGCATGTGCCTAGTAGCATCCGGAGCACAGCTGCCAGGCATTTTGTAGAAATATATGAGCGCAAGATTCACAGGCCTGCTGCGACGCGCATGGAGGTGGATGCGCACGTAGCGGCACTCTTCCTACAAAACTATGCTGCGATATACCAGACCCTGAGCGAACTGCGAAAACGCGTGGGCCCGGGCTTTAACCCCGAACGGGTTCTGGACGTTGGCTATGGCCCGGCTACGGGTATCGTAGCGCTGAATGACTTGATGGGTCCGGAATATCGGCCATCCGTCAAAGAAGCAGTTATCCTCAGTCACCCTGACATGCAGAAACGGGCCAAGATCATCCTGAGCAGGCAACTGAATGAGGTTCCAGACAGcagcgctgctgctgtagAGGAACTGTTGGAAACCCAACAGTCAGAAGGTGAAAATATGGACGATATCCCGGAGGAGGACGATCTTGTGGGCGAAGTTATGACCAAGAAAATCAACATCAACACCCGCTTACGCAAGGATGTGCCTGGATCACAGTACTATGACCTCATAATTGTAACGCACCAGCTCTTAAGGCAGGAAGAGCGGTTCCCCGTCCAAGTCGACGAAAACCTGGAGCACTATCTAAACCTGCTTGCGCCCGGCGGACATATTGTCATTGTTGAGCGCGGTAACCCAATGGGATTTGAAATCATAGCCCGTGCAAGACAAATCATGCTGCGGCCCGAAAACTATCCGGAGGAACGCGGTAAAATTCCCAGACCGTGGATCCGAGGCTCTACGACGAAGCCATATAACTATACGGTGGTACCTGAGAAACATACTGAGGGTTCAAACGAAATTGAAGAAGGGACAGCATTGTTAAAAGAGATTACAGAACAGCACGGCGAGGTGAAGGAAGCAGATCTCGAATTTGAGCCGGAACTCATGGAGTCGCTGCGCGATCGTTCCAGCACGCGGGAGGCCGACTATCACCTAAAGATAGTGGCCCCCTGCCCGCATCATGGCAAGTGTCCGTTGCAGACAGGCAAGCCAGCATACTATGAACTGGACGAGGGTGCATCGCTCAAGTTTTGTAACTTCCAACAGTCGGTGGAGCGGCCGAAGTACACAATTGAGCTCAAGAAGGGCAAGGTCTTGGCAACCCCTTGGCAGACACCCACCGATGCAATTGGAATTAAGGGTAAGGCAAAGGCCGGATCTGGTCGGGAAAACGGCAAAAACAGCGAAGTGGTTAATTATTCCTATCTCATCGCGGAGCGTGCCCAAAATGATTCGGCAACGATTGCTGCGATTAATGCGCAGCGCCAGAGGTCTGGTGCTGCGGAGTCGGGGAGTACTGTTGCCAATGCTTCGGAGACGTGGCCCCGCGTTATTCGCCAGCCCACTAAACGCAAGGGGCATGTGATGCTCGATCTATGCGCGCCTTCCGGCCAATTTGAAAAGTGGGTTGTCAGCAAGTCTTTCGACAAGCAAGCTTACCACGATGCCCGGAAGGCGCAGAAAGGTGACCTATGGGCACTCGATGCAAAGACGAAAATCCCTGGCAAGGGCGCCCTGAACGTCGCAAAACTAGAAAAACGGCATAAGGAACGCATCAAGGCGGCTAAGTTGGAGAGCAAGGAGAAGAGCCGCATAGTCCGCGAGGAAGCCGCAGAGCTCGAGGCAGTCGAGGACTCCTCGCCGGCACACATGGAGGCCACCATCAATGCACTGGCCAATCTGCACGCGGACTCCTTCCGCAGCGCCAGCAAGAAACGCGACAAGAACAGGAAACTCGCCGTGGACGCCATCCGTAAATAG
- the SRP102 gene encoding Signal recognition particle receptor subunit beta (Syntenic homolog of Saccharomyces cerevisiae YKL154W (SRP102)), which produces MMDTTVYIALVIALITTAAVLIIIIHSGQAISVGSGSKKRVTSSPIFIIAGPSGSGKTSLFNLLTTGEAGKTVASQIASFSDSFMLPSGVEKFKFALIDFPGHVKLRQELFTTLKASSNIRGLIFMVDSTVDPKRVTETAEFLYDVLSITERKPQAIDIMIACNKSESFTSRPPTMIKDALEKELGQIIERKSKDLKGAGEDDLTTVFATSGSAFKLDHLEAAVQVCAGSVLNKDIDPWQAWLDENATN; this is translated from the coding sequence ATGATGGATACTACGGTATATATTGCCCTGGTAATCGCTCTGATTACCACGGCAGCAGTTCTTATCATAATTATCCATAGTGGCCAAGCTATCTCAGTGGGATCGGGCAGCAAGAAGAGAGTAACCAGCTCACCAATTTTCATTATCGCGGGGCCTAGCGGTAGCGGGAAGACGTCGTTGTTCAACTTGCTAACGACCGGCGAGGCCGGGAAAACGGTGGCGTCCCAGATCGCTAGCTTTTCGGACTCGTTTATGCTCCCCTCGGGTGTGGAGAAGTTCAAGTTTGCGCTCATCGATTTCCCGGGGCATGTGAAGCTCCGCCAAGAGCTCTTCACTACGTTGAAAGCGTCGAGCAACATCAGGGGTTTGATCTTCATGGTCGACTCCACCGTGGACCCGAAGCGGGTGACCGAGACGGCGGAGTTCTTGTACGATGTGCTGAGCATTACAGAGCGCAAGCCGCAGGCCATTGACATCATGATTGCGTGTAACAAGTCGGAGTCGTTCACCAGCAGGCCGCCCACCATGATCAAGGACGCGCTAGAAAAGGAACTGGGCCAGATCATCGAGCGGAAAAGCAAGGATCTCAAAGGCGCGGGCGAGGATGACTTGACCACTGTGTTTGCCACGTCCGGCTCTGCCTTCAAACTTGATCACCTGGAGGCTGCGGTACAAGTATGTGCCGGAAGTGTGCTAAATAAGGACATCGATCCCTGGCAAGCCTGGCTGGACGAGAACGCGACCAATTAA
- a CDS encoding 40S ribosomal protein eS27 (Syntenic homolog of Saccharomyces cerevisiae YHR021C (RPS27B) and YKL156W (RPS27A); 1-intron): MVLVQDLLHPTPASEARKHKLKTLVQSPRSYFLDVKCPGCLNITTVFSHAQTAVTCESCSTVLCTPTGGKAKLSEGTSFRRK; this comes from the exons ATG GTTTTAGTTCAAGATTTGTTGCACCCAACTCCTGCTTCCGAGGCTAGAAAGCACAAGTTGAAGACTTTGGTCCAGTCGCCAAGATCATACTTCTTGGACGTCAAGTGCCCAGGCTGCTTGAACATCACCACTGTATTCTCGCATGCACAGACGGCGGTGACCTGCGAGTCGTGCTCGACCGTGTTGTGCACTCCAACTGGTGGTAAGGCCAAGCTATCTGAGGGTACCTCCTTCAGAAGAAAATAG
- a CDS encoding uncharacterized protein (Non-syntenic homolog of Saccharomyces cerevisiae YIL102C-A), whose translation MLKFALLLGIFSYYTAWLLLPIFDLDGKLWLFPLPSLYAVLLPIVLLLCGAFIVGSSLGALLLTSKRNVDYVHYK comes from the coding sequence ATGCTTAAGTTCGCGCTTCTGCTTGGCATCTTCTCATACTATACAGCATGGCTGTTGTTGCCGATCTTCGACCTTGACGGGAAGCTCTGGCTTTTCCCATTACCTTCCCTCTACGCGGTCCTGCTCCCCATAGTACTGCTACTCTGTGGCGCTTTCATAGTCGGCTCATCGCTAGGTGCACTGCTGCTGACAAGCAAACGCAACGTGGACTACGTTCATTATAAATAA